In the genome of Candidatus Woesearchaeota archaeon, the window TAGTTCGTGTGGATTTTAATGTGCCATTAACACAGGATGGTAACGTGTATAATAATAAGCGAATTCTCGAAGCTTTGCCAACGATACAGTACCTCCTTGAACAAGATGCAAGCATAGTATTAATGAGTCATCTTGGCAGGCCGGAGGGAAAGATTGTCGAGAGCTTGCGTTTAAATCCAGTTGCCAAGGAGTTGTCATTATTGTTAGGCCAGGAAGTAATAAAACTTAATGAGGTTATTGGTCAAGAAGCAGAAGTAATGAAGAAGAATCTTAAACCTGGCTGTATTGTTATGCTTGAAAATATTCGTTTTTATCCTGAAGAAGAGAAGAATGATGATGTTTTTGGTCAGAAATTAGCAGAAGGTTTTGACTGCTATGTTAATGAAGGTTTTTCTGTCAGCCATAGAGCGCATGCGTCGTTATGTGCAATCCAAGAATACCTCCCAAGCTTTTCCGGCTTTGCTCTGCAAAAAGAACTTGATATGCTGAGTATTAATAATTTTGTCGGCAAAACAGTTGCTCTTGTTGGGGGAGCAAAATTGTCAACAAAGATTCCAATTATTGAAAATCTTGTTAAGCGTGTTGATTATGTATTAATCGGAGGAGCTATGGTATTCACTTTTTTGAAAGCTCTTGGTTATTATGTAGGAAAATCACTTGTTGAAGATAAACAGCTTGAAATAGCGCGTGAATTATTAAACACCAGAAAAATAGTTCTTGCTACTGATTTAGTGGTCGCAAACTCTCCAAACGCTGAACATGTTGATATTGTAAAAAGCGACTGCATTCCTGATGATCAAATGGGTTTGGATATTGGGCCTGAAACATTAGAATTATTTAAACATTATATGAATGAAGCAGAAACTATTATCTGGAATGGGCCAATGGGGTATTATGAAAACGAAAAATTCTTGTATGGAACATTGGATATTATTCGATACCTAGCAGCAACAAAAGCTCGCGTTATTGTTGGCGGTGGAGATAGTTCTGGATTTGTCAGCAAATTTGGTTTAGAAAAGAAATTCTTCCATGTCTCAACTGGCGGTGGAGCAAGTTTGCAGCTGCTTTCCGGTCAAGATATGCCAGGAATAAGTGCATTGGAAGAGAACGAGAAGAGGTTTCCTTTAGTCGAGAAAGTGATAGTTTAATTGTTTAAACAAATTATTTAATTTTTTTCAACAAAATCACATCAACATACTACTTCTTGTTCATGTTTCTTAGCCATCTTTTTTAATATTCTATTAAATATATCCATCAATAATTGAACATCATCTCTTTTCATATTTAATTTGTATAGTTGTGTTTTACCAACAGTTCTTGTAGGAATAATTATTTGATGTTTAACTAATTCTTCCATGGTGTTGTAAGCAGTTGCTTTATTTAATCCTGTTTCTTGGATTATATCACTCATAGCAAAATCTAATTCTCTCATTTCTAAAAAAAACTCTAAAATTCTATTCCTAGGTGTTGCACCAAATAATTCACAAAAGTAACCATATTCTCCATTCTTCATACTCTCAAAATCTCCCATCTTACTCACCTCTTTTGAAAATAAATTAAAAACTTAAAATTAACTATTCGATCTCATGTAAAATCTCACCTAATTTTTCTGGATTTAAACTAACATGCCATTCGCCAGTGGATTTCTTGCGAAGAATCCATTCATTTTTAATGCATGTTTCCCAATCTTCATAAACAAGCTTCTGAGCATCACGTGGTAGATATTTCATACATTTAAGACAATTCTTTTCTTCAGTATGTCTGCCACCAATGCGCTTTTGGTTGAATAATCTTCTCAAAATTGCTTTAATTTCCACTGTTTTCAAATCATCACTCTCCTTATTACTATGAACATGCTTCTTACTAACTAGTATCATGAGCAAGTATTTAAATATTCTCTTTTTTTAAACAGTTAGTACAAATTATTAGATTTCAGAATATTATTGTTCTTTCTTCGACAAAAAGTAAACTCCTACAAACAATAACAGAATACCACTTATCTGCATAATTGTCGATCGCTCACCCAACACAAAGAAACTTAAAAACACTGCAAAAAATGGTGTTGATAATTCAAGAGCTGAAACTTGCGCTGCCTTTATTCGTTTTAACCCTTCGTAATAAAGAATCGCGCCAATTCCCACAATTATGCCAACTGCTATTTGATACAAGGTAGGTAACGAGATTGATGATTTCAATAAAAGGTACACCACAAAAACAACTGCCGAAATACCATAGCGATAAAAAGTAACAACACCTGCATGAGCGTGTTTGAGATATTTCCTCATAACAATAGCAGTTGTCGTCCATGCTAAGGTTGCAAGCACTACAAGAAAGTCACCCCATGACCCTAATTTAAGTTGCATTAAATTATTCATATTCTGCGTAGTAACTAATAGTCCTGCGACCATCATAATAATAATACCAAAATAGTCATATTTGTTTAATTTGTCTTCTTTCAAAACAAAATAACCAAGAAGAACAATGAATATTGGTTGCATATGCCCTATAAGTACTGCATTGACTACAGGAATTTTTGTTAAAGCATAGAAGTAAAGCAAATCTGCGATAAGTGTACCAAATAATGCTAAATAACACAGATAAGAAAATTCTTTGAGATTTACTTTAAAATTATTTTTATTAGTAACTACGATATAACATGCTGCGACCAAACCAACGATTATTGCCCTTATGGTTGAAGTTTGAAGAAAATCTGCGCTAGCATAGGCAAGCTTTGCAAAAATTGGCTCTAATGCCCACATTAAGCTTGCGCCTAATATTGCTAATACTCCAATAGTCTTAGTGTCCATGAAAAGGATGTTAAAGAATATATTTAAAAATTGATTGCTTTTATTTGAACTATGAAACAAATCAAAAACATGAATTATAAAGTACATGTGCTTGTCTGTGTTAATAAACGTGAAAATTCACCAACGCCCTGCTGTGCTGATGTTCATGGTCAAGAAATTTATGACCAGATAAAAAAATTTGTTAAAGATCAGGGTTTAACA includes:
- a CDS encoding phosphoglycerate kinase, with the translated sequence MRRIQDFNFTHKKVLVRVDFNVPLTQDGNVYNNKRILEALPTIQYLLEQDASIVLMSHLGRPEGKIVESLRLNPVAKELSLLLGQEVIKLNEVIGQEAEVMKKNLKPGCIVMLENIRFYPEEEKNDDVFGQKLAEGFDCYVNEGFSVSHRAHASLCAIQEYLPSFSGFALQKELDMLSINNFVGKTVALVGGAKLSTKIPIIENLVKRVDYVLIGGAMVFTFLKALGYYVGKSLVEDKQLEIARELLNTRKIVLATDLVVANSPNAEHVDIVKSDCIPDDQMGLDIGPETLELFKHYMNEAETIIWNGPMGYYENEKFLYGTLDIIRYLAATKARVIVGGGDSSGFVSKFGLEKKFFHVSTGGGASLQLLSGQDMPGISALEENEKRFPLVEKVIV
- a CDS encoding DMT family transporter, encoding MDTKTIGVLAILGASLMWALEPIFAKLAYASADFLQTSTIRAIIVGLVAACYIVVTNKNNFKVNLKEFSYLCYLALFGTLIADLLYFYALTKIPVVNAVLIGHMQPIFIVLLGYFVLKEDKLNKYDYFGIIIMMVAGLLVTTQNMNNLMQLKLGSWGDFLVVLATLAWTTTAIVMRKYLKHAHAGVVTFYRYGISAVVFVVYLLLKSSISLPTLYQIAVGIIVGIGAILYYEGLKRIKAAQVSALELSTPFFAVFLSFFVLGERSTIMQISGILLLFVGVYFLSKKEQ
- a CDS encoding (2Fe-2S) ferredoxin domain-containing protein is translated as MKQIKNMNYKVHVLVCVNKRENSPTPCCADVHGQEIYDQIKKFVKDQGLTGIVWVTRTRCLGFCNTQGTTVVFYPERVWLTEVKLNEVPKLIEYITLRAL